GTCTCTACTTTGATTCAGTAaatcttttgactgtgttggtATTTCAGTGAATTTCCAACACACGCAATCCGAGTATTTTATAAAGCtattatctttatgaaatgctcattttGGAGGGGCGTGACATTGCTAATTGCTACTTAGAGGGGGCACTCAAGGTACTAACACCACatctatgtttacactgcagggttaatccaggtaagtggctgagggaggggggcactccaagagtctatagtgccaggaaaatgggtttgtattcctggcactataggatccctttaagtgaAGATTCATGTCTGCATCCCTTATAAACATTTTTCTGTTTGCTGTTAAAGCGGCTAGTGggcagagttaaaggaccactatagtgccaggaaaacaaacttgttttcttggcactatggggtctttgggtccccaccctcatggccacctcccgctgggctgaagggggaggaaggggttaaattcttacctttcaccagcgccgtgctccctcgacgctgggaactctcctccctcttccaacgtcatccgccgaatgcgcatgagccacgcgcgcattcaatcagtccataggaaagcatttctcaatgctttcctatagacgctggcttcttctcactgtgaaaatcacagtgagaagcgtggaagcgcctctagcggctgtcaatgagacagccactagaggctggattaacccgaaagtaaacatagcagtttctctgaaactgctatgtttacagcaaaaagggttacacctagctggacctggcacccagaccacttcattaagctgaagtggtctgggtgcctatagtggtcctttaatcttccTTAGTTTTTCTTTTGCTCCATAACCTCAAATATCATGCATTACAACAAATGGTCAAATGCAGTCGGAAGGGTCCCTTTAAAATCGACATTTCCAGATGCATAATATTCATTGATATTGACATCCCACCTTCAGCAACTCCTTTATCTCTTCTTTTCCATCCCTAGAGTGATCATTGATTTGTGTCACCGCATATAGCACCACAACTTCTTCCAATATCTATTGCCTACACTCTGCAATACACAGTCCATTGAATGAGTGGGAAACATGAGCTGGTTTTCTATACATTGCAAATTATATCATTTTTAGAGGGTAGTGGTattctttatatttaatattatttcagCCCTAATTTATTAACCCATTGCTTTTTGATTCCATTCTTTTCCGAACACAGCAGAGGACAAGTGGAGATAGTTTAACTGAGATGTTCCATTttggaataaatatatacacattctaTTCCATAGTAAGTCCTAGAGTGCTGTTACAATCATATTAATGTTATAACTGACATTTATATAGCGATAACATATTCGTGCTTTACAGTTTTAATGTGGGGATCtaacaaaaaacaagaaacaaattaTGACAAGCGAAAATAAGAAACAAGTTTATCGAGGACCTTAATCAAAAAGTTTACAATCTAGAGCATTCTAACTATATCTAAGTATCTAACTCTATAGCACTGTATGGCTGCTCTGCTCATTTAACCTATGTTACTGGTAGTATACTGCTGCTTTCTGGACATTTTAGAATGTTCTAGTCTAGAAAATAACACACCTGCCACTATGTAGCTAGAAATATAATCAGACCTTAAATATATGTGTAGTTTGCCTCCACCACATTCCCTTTTCATGTGCACTCTTTAAAGCACTATTTAAATTCTCTCCAGAACTATGTATTTAAATCCCCTCCTGCACTATTTAAATTCTCTCCAGCACTATTATGTGTATTCTCTCCAGCACTACTATTTACATTGTCTCTTTcccagaagccatccagactgaGAGCAGCACTAATTGTCatgtctctctcctctctctggtCTCAGTccagtgatgatgatgatgatgatggtggtGATGATGATGCTGGTGTTGGCTATGGGAAGCTGCTCTGCACCCCACCAGCAGCACTCTCCTAACATGATCAAGTCGTCTGCGTCCAAGGTCACTGCAAGAAGAAACCCTAAGAAGAGACTCcttcacctcctcctcctcctcctgtctcctCGCCATCAGCTGTCCTGCTCTCCAGCTCCCCTCCCCAAAGGCTCAGCAAGATGTGAGTCTTCTGCGGCTGGTGACAGAGGGTGCCTGGCTGGCGGACCGTGCGGCTGGTGAGAGAGGCTGCCCGCAGTGTGCTCCTCGCTGTGCCCTTGGCGGAGGAGAGGTCGGTGCCGCCGTGATGGGCTGTCCGGAGGGCTCGGTGCTGGTGGCTGCGATGCTGCTGTGCTGCCAGGGGTCCCAGGCTGGCTGGAGCTGCGGGGATCTCCTGTGCGGGGACCGGGAGGGCTGCTGCGTCCTGGGCAATGTGAGCCACACGGAGATCCGCTGCTGCCAGCTGCCCTTCCACACCTTCCTGGACAACGTGGGCTGGTTCGTGCGGAAGCTGTCCGGGCTGCTCATCCTGCTCGTCCTCTTCGCCATCGGATACTTCCTGCAGCGCATGATCTGCCCCCCCAGCCCGCGCAGGTACTCCCGCCAGCCGCCCAGGGGCCAGCgggggccgggggggctgctCAACGAGACCAGCTCGCAGGACTCCCTGATAGACAGCGTCCGGAGACAGCACGAACTGCGGATCATCTCCCCCCCGGCCTTCCTGCAGCTGCCCAGCTACGAGGAGGTCAAGTACCTGCCCACCTATGAGGAGTCCATGGGACCCGGCAGCCAGCTCATCCTGCCCGTCACACAGGTCCCCGTGTGTCCTGCGGGAGAGGAAGGGGCCACAGCAAACCAGACCCCCCACTGACACCCCAAAATGAGGAGACACCTGCGAAGAACCCCAAGATGAGGAGACACCTACAAAGAAACCCCCAAAATAAGGAGCCCCTTACTGACCAACTATATGAAAACTCCCCATTGACCCCCAACATAAGGAACGGCTACTTACCAACTAAATGGGGTGGGGGTCCTCATTAGCCATCTACATAAATAACTGATGCTGATTAACTACATGATGACTCCGCTACTGACCAACTACATGGGTAGACATCACTAACTTCCAACAGCAGTATCCTCTACTGATACCCACCATAAGGAACCCTCTACTGACCCCCAAAATGAGGAAACACCTTCAAAATGAGGATCCCCTACCGACCAACTACATGAGAACTCCCCATTGACCCATATATAAGGAACTGCTACTAACCAACTAAATGAGAACCCCCACAATGATCAACTACATGGGGGGTCGTCACAGACCCTCAACATCGGTAACCTCTACTGATACCCACCATGTGAAACCCTCCACTAACCCCCAACTTAAAGATCCCACCACTAACCCGCCTTTCTTAAAAAAAACTCTCACTATCTACTTTCCAGCCCCACTTTAAATACCATCTTACTGCCTGTCCTGCTGCACCTATCACTTTAAATATCCTCTGATTGCCTGTCGTGCAGTACCTATTACTTTAAATACCATCTTACTGCCTGTCCTGCAGTACCTATCACTTTAAATACATCTTTCTGCCTGTCCTGCAGTACTTATCACTTTAAATACCCTCTGACTGCCTGTCCTCCAGTACCTATCACTTCAAATACCATTTTATTGTATATACTACAGTACTGTCACTTTATATACCTTTATTGTCCATCTTGTCTATATCTTTAAATGCCCACTTATTGTCCATTCTGCAGTGCATATTACTTATATATTCTCTTACTCTTTATCCCACAGTACCCTCTTACTGTCACATCTACTTACTGCCTAACCCGCTGTACCCGTCATTTAAATACCCTCTTACTTTCTATCATGCAGTACATTTTACCTAAATTGCATTTTACTGTTCCTCCTCCAGTACATTTCACTTAAATTAAATACCCTCTTGCTCTTAAACAGTACGTTCTCCTAAATACCTTCAAATGCCCTCTTACTGTCTGTTCTGTATTAGCCGTCCCTTAAATATCCTATTATTGTCCATGCTGCAATACGATCAGCTATATACTACTTTTCAGTACTTATCACTTTACACCGCTTCAGTATCCATTATACCATTTTATTATTCTACAATTTCCACTGTGGAATCTACCTAAACATCAAATTATAGACGATTCTCATGTTCACCTTATCTAAATTGCATGAAAATATCCATTTGGCAATTATCGCCTAAATGATCTGTTTATTATTCCCCCTAGGGTGCTGAATGGGCTTTTAATGGGTTACAGTGATTGGTACCCCAGTGGTGTAGAAGCTCGTTTTATACAGTAACTGTTAACGTGCTGGGGGTTATGTAAGGTAACTCATCTAAATTCTTCAAACACATTTCTAGAAAATCAGAAAGTTATTTGAAGAAATCCCGAATAGCTCCTTGTAAATCTATTACCCCTTAATGGGTAAAAGCCCATGCTattgtatgtctgtgcatgtacAGGGGCCTGTAATTATTCTATTTAAATTCCATTATTTGATGATTTGATGGTGCAATGCTTTCCATGCCTGTGGTTTGTACGGCTGAGCATCCTTACCTCTGCACCAATCTACTGCAGAACCCTTTTGTCCACAAATTTGTTTAATATTCCGTCTATGTTTCATAGGATTCCCATTACGCAAGCTATTTTATAGCGCTCTATCTGATTCACATGCCCCATTACGCTTCCCTATAAAAATTCTCACTTTTCAATGTACTGCATGCTCCCTGGACAGCTGACTGATTAACTCTCGGCTGTAATGCTGCTAAAGTAGTTCCCTTCTCTGCCTTTCCATGCTCTTGTCAATGCCTTGCACTATTTTACTGCAATCGCATTTTAATTCCTGGCTTACAATAACGATGCGATCGTATTGAACTCTTAACGATTAAGTCTTCCATGAATGGACTGCAAGTTGAGGAGAAGAaaaacacaaagcaaaaaaatattGGGAACAAGATGCATCAAAATATGAAAccctttggggtttttttttgtctccattTGTTGTTAGACTCGGCTTTTGGTCCTTGGCAATACTAATCGCTGACAGAACCCtttgtcagtaaaaaaaaaactacattgccCTTTTATAGGATAATCAATAAACTTTTAGATCTGACTTGCTAGAAACTCCAGGAATCCGTTTCTGAGTGACATAACAAGCATCGCATTACACATTTGGTTGTTATATACAAGCTATATCGCAAGTGCCTGAGAAATATATTATTCTGCACACTGTGTTCATTGAATTTGCCCTTCATCAGGCTCAAAGGCGCTTAGGACCATGGATATCATGAGTGCAAGATGCAGTGTAGAGGTACTTAGGATCTGTTTACTGACATCACTCCGCGTTAGCGATCAAATCATGGCAAAGTCCTTTGGGCCTTAAACCTATTTTTGTACTTATAAGACAAAATGCTCAAGCCATAGACTTTGCCCGGTGCTTAACTTATAGCTGTGGCAGAATTAGGATGAAAACCATATCTTCAATTTCTAATGCACCATGTTTTATAGGCTTTGGATATTAAGCACTATTTGTAAACTTTGTGCAAAATAATTCAATCTAACCATCAATACAACCAATAATACATAGGTAAGATCACTGAGATATAGAATTCTGAAAGTTCTACTGTGTATTTTCTTCTGAGGAATACAAAACCACATGAAATCCAAGACCCGGTTTAAACGATTGGTGACATGTAATTTCATTAGTGTAATGACATCTTCTGTTTACACAATAGATGACGAATTGTGACCTTGCAGCTGTTTCTGGACTAACACTCTCATAATTCTTCACCAGGCTTTTCCAATCAGAGATTATGGAAGCTGGAGCCCAAATGTAGAGGTGCTGAGATTCGACACCCTATTTTACTGTTTGGGTACTAGACGGTAATGGTAAATATTGTTACAGTGTTTACTCTAGaataggggtgcccaaaaggtaggtcCCCATGGAAGCTGTATTTTTAAAACGAcaatttccatgatgctttgtaattttaaaggcatgcaaagcatcatgggagttgtagttctacaatatctggtGATCTACCCTTTGGGTACCCCTGCTCCAGAGCCTGTAGAGAATTGTTTCCTGTGCTTGACCTACTATTATTAGTATCATCAATATACAAATGTAGAAGTGAGGGACACAGTGCATTCCCTAACCTGTGGCGAAACAGATTGCTGAATTTAGGCTCAAATAACCAAGTGGTGACAAAATGTGTAGTTGGAGATATTTTCCAGATCAACacattttgcctaaattttgttttccaattcactacAGTTTGATGTTCGTGCATAGATTCCTGCATGATTTGCTTCTCGGCTGAATCAGTCGGTAGGGAGAGTGGCATTCCTTATGAAATGCAGTTGCTTTCTATTGGATGCTCCCTAGCTGTATGTGAAATGTATGTTCCCAGTGTAAGATTGATTCAATTTCATCAAATGCGTCTGATGGGTTAGGAATTGGAAGACCCATGACTTGAGAGTTTGCCCAAATTCCAGTCCTTCAAGAACTCCCCTACAAATAATTCAGAGATAGTATTGCAAAACCATAATAATAGATTAGTCGTTTTATTAACTCACCTATGTTAAAACTCCCATTTACAACTTTCCCTATGTCTTTCGGCTGGAAATGAATGCAGAATTTCTCGCTTACGGGAATGAAATCATTTAGTCAAATAGGAATCCTTCCTATAAGAATTGTCCTGATTATTAAATTTCATTCCCCGCCTGAGCATATGAATTCTCCATGCAGTACTGCATCATTTGTCATGTGCAGCCCATCAGTACTTACGAATGGTGTATGTCCAGCAAAATTCTATAGACATTTATTTGCTAAAAACTCTCGTTTAGGCTGCTGGGTTGGGTCCTTTTAGACGTTGATGATTACCTCAATGATTTATTATTTgattgaaaataattttttaagcTTTTAGAGTTGCCTTCTTACAAATGTTGGCTTACTGCAAGGCTGGCGTCTTGGATTTCCACCTTACTGTTCGAACTAGTGGCACTTATAACAAATGCATACTTCAGGTTTGCAGTAGGGAAATGAAGACTGCTATCTGTATTTAAATACATCCCTGAAGTATGCATTTCTTGTCAGTATTCCATCCTAATTAAGACATGCAAGGTGGTTATGGCAATACCGTGGTTTTAATCAGGAATGCCTATACCAAATGCACACTGCAGTATTCAAGCTTCATGAATTTTGTCTAAGATTCTTTGCTTAAAACCACGATGTTTAGTGATAACTTCAAACTGCCCAAATGTTGTTTAACTAGAACTAATCACTGATTTCATGTTTTAACCTAAATGTTAGAGTTTAAAGCTTTATTCACTGAACTTTGAATTGCAGCTTTTTGAGATTCGGATGGCAAAATGCAGGCTAAACTAGCTGGTTTGGGTAAAAACAATCTTCCGTTTGGGTACAGTCACAGCTTACAGGGTTACTCAATATCTCAGATTGCTGCTCATCACAGACTGGAGTTTAGTGTATAAACCCATTAGTAAATATTTCTATGAGGTCTAGCCGGGCTATTCACCAAACCATGAATTGTCAATAATTGACCTGCAATTTTAAAAGCACCAAAATCTTATATCCTGGCCCAAAATTTAAAATGCCATGGTCGTGATTACTCACCCTGTGAGCAACATCGGAAAGCGTTTAGTTTCTCTGTAGAAACTGTGTGTATCTACCACTccaaagggtttattcactaacaagTGAAATGCAGCGATTTGTGAcccaaagtttaaaaaaagtccTACTTCAGTGAATACAGACATCCATCTACTCAATTTGCTAACGCAGCAATGTAATTCTTTCTTTCTTGTTTATACATACGCAAGCAGAAATTGTGCATTTTAGGTTTTTATAGCTAAACTGAAAAAGTCTGAGTTGGAGAAGGATTCCAGTTTTGcaattctggccttaaatttgcatatccttaaaaaaaaagaaaaaaaaaagaaattgtggcttagtgaataaccccatatTCTTCATTTAATCTAATCAATTTACCTAATCTAAAACGAATGGAAACCAATCACATGCCATCAGTATTAAACCTGTCATTTCCTTTATACACTGTGACTCTTGCTCCGACCTTTTGCATGCTAAATCATCCTCAATACATTTGCAATGCTGATTTGTTCTTGTCTTTTATAAATTATTTGTGGTGGCTGTGACAGTAATATGAATGGGCTAATTTCTACAAAATGCATTGATTTCagtggaaaatatatattttttttgctggaAACAATGGAATTTGGCACAAAAATAACCAGCATCAAAGAAATATTGAGGTCAGAGCTGGCATGTTCATAGAAATATAAAGATAATTAGGTTTATATTAACCATCTTGCAGCCAGGAGGTAATATTGCTTGGTTCCAGAATGAAAATGCTTTAATATATGGTGGGTGCTTTACTGAgctctgaattgtagcaaattaaagtcTGAAATGGTAAAGTTCCAAAATAATTTTTCTAGATTTTGGTTATTTTTGGGCTATATTTTGCTGTTCAAAATTAGTTTTGCTATAAttttgagtttagtgaataaccctatcggTTTCATATTTGCTACTAGCATAACGTTGCTTTGTGAACTGACTGCTGGGATTCATTTTTAACTAACTGAATTTTGGTGAAGTAAAAAAAGAATTTGTATAATAATTGTTGAAAAGGCTAAATTGAGAATGTAGCATAGTGAATAGAAAAATGTACATGGGATTTGACAATCAGGAGAGGACACCCGTGGTTCTTATTGTCTCATGGTCATAGTCATGTCTACTTTTCTGTTACTGGATCCCACAGAGGTTTTTATCTGCTAATGGAAGACCTAAACCACTAATCTGGGATTAGTAACGGAGTACGTTATGGAACAGGCACTCTGGGAAGATTTATAGATATTCTGCAAAGTGATGCAGATATGTAAAAGTCACCAATTATCCTGCTTAAAGAAATACTATggtgtcaagaacacaaacatgtattcctgacactctaGTGATTAAATGACTAATTAGGTGTCTGGCCCCTTTGCCTGCcttgaaaaaagtgtttttactcaccattTTTAGAATCTcaaccaacccaatgctttcccagaggCTATTGTACGAGCGCGGCGAAACGCTgcactacaccaatcagcatctcctcatagagatgcattgagtcaatgcatctctatggggagtgttcagtaTCTCTTTGCAGACCCAGGAAGTGGCTGTTTGAGTgagtgccactagaggtgttactaggcagtaatgtaaacactgccttttctctgaaaaaacctgcagggacatgctgtagacatcagaataactacattaagctgcagttattctggtgactgcattgtccctttaatgtgccTGTTGGTTCCatgggtttccatggtgatttctCCACTTTTCatcttttgtattattttttcagGGCATGACTGATAAATGTTAAATAGAAATTTTGTATTGGACCTTTGTATGTAAAAAGAGAAGGATGTTAGGGAGGGGTGTATAGTTAAACAGCAGGGACCCGTGAAAGTCCCCCAAACCTTTCCTTCATTCCTCCCCTCTACTCCCTGCCCATCTTAGCCCTCCTTCGCCTTATACGTCAGTTTGATTGTACGTGTGGATTGCTGACTGTGGAAGTGGTTGAATGTGATTGTGTGGGTAGTTGGTGGATTGTGATAGTGTGTGGGAGTGTGACTGTGTCTATTGTTAAACCCCCATCCTGCTTACCTTTATGCATGTAGGGCGGTTTAATACCTGGTGATCCAGTGAGTGCTAGCAGGTTCCCTGGGGTCCCTGGTCCAGTGGAGGAGAGTGTGGTCTGCACCTCTAACACGTGCAGCCCATAGTACACACTCCCTCTGTTTGGTGCTCATTCAATGAGTCAGAGCTTTGCCATAAACAGCCAGAACTGCCTCAAAAACTTTAAAAGTCTTTTATTGCCAAAAAGGCCCTATATTAAATAACAATTTTGCAAAGGGGAGCCCAACCAACCTGGGCCCTTATGCGGTTGCCATAGCAACTGTAGTGACCCTGGTAGTTTCACCACTGATATTAGGAACCTTTTTAGAAGCATTACTGATTATTCGGCATAAGTGTTGACAGTTTCTGTTATTCTAACTGCTATCTGTTATAGCTCCTGTCGTAATTAAGTAGAGAGTTGTTATTTACAGGGACTAGCGTGCCAATGTTTCAATGCGCCTGGCAAGCATTTGCACTCTTACAAACTAGTTTAAGGAAAATATGATATACTATTCTGGCTAATGCCAAGTATTTACATAATGCTTTTAAtacacactaaacaatatgaagGGGGAAAAAAGCTTCAGCAtaaactaaacaaataaaaaaactcaaATGCGATTagcatatataataaaaaaacaaacaaaacactaaaTTTAAATACAGGCTTAAGAAAATGCTACCTGCATGAGAATGTGTCTGTAATATTAGTAGTTTAGATAGTGAGACGGTGACCATATACTTCCCTTATATGGGGAAGCAAATAAACAATGCATCCTGTAGGGCTTTGATGATTTACTGCAGaatatatattccatatatatCACCTGAACAAAGTTGGACAACAGATTTTCTCCAGTTCTATAGTGCATGAGGGATGAACAGCAGATTTGTTGAAAATCTAGGTTGAGAAGAAGAATAGAGAATTTAGCCCACAGCCCACGTACTTATAATGATGCACTCACATTGTGCTTGATGGGCACAGTTCCCTCGTGTTCCCAAATATGAAGTGGTGGGACAGGAGACTGAACTCGAGACATTCATTAGATTTTGGATTGATAGGAAGTATGCAGTTCAGTTTTCAGTTCACGACAATTAGTGAACAAACATACATTTTGGGTTAAACATGAAAAGGCCATCTAGGTAGAGAGGCAAGGACAGATTTATATTCATAGCGTGGGTGCATGTAGGGCCGTACTGGGGTGTTCCTATGTTCCAGAAACATGTCAAGTCCAAAGGAAAACGTGATAACCCCTATATTAACAGAGAGATAGGGGTTATCACGTTTTGACATATCCATACCTCCAACATTTGAGAGAGAAAAACTGGGACATGGTGGGCGTGGCCCTGAGAGGGTATCATCAGTAAAATAAACCCACCACCACATCTTGCAAGCTCCTTGACCGGCCCCCAACCTTCAGGACCATGCAGGAAGTGCTACTGAAGCTCTCCCTATGTAGTTATTGTGCCTCTTTTACAGCCCAAACAGATATATTAATACACTCATTCTGTGCTGCCTGGCGACAGCTCCCTGGTATCCCCAGATGCAGGACACCAGAGGACTAAAGGTGAATGGCGGTAGAGGACCCTTAAATCAAGAGGCTTGCAAATCCCTGTGTTTTTAAGTTATGTCACCTCATCTCTACCCATGATCAGCATGCTGATGATCTCTCCAGTATCTTAATAAAAATGCACAGCC
This region of Pelobates fuscus isolate aPelFus1 chromosome 2, aPelFus1.pri, whole genome shotgun sequence genomic DNA includes:
- the C2H3orf80 gene encoding uncharacterized membrane protein C3orf80 homolog translates to MGCPEGSVLVAAMLLCCQGSQAGWSCGDLLCGDREGCCVLGNVSHTEIRCCQLPFHTFLDNVGWFVRKLSGLLILLVLFAIGYFLQRMICPPSPRRYSRQPPRGQRGPGGLLNETSSQDSLIDSVRRQHELRIISPPAFLQLPSYEEVKYLPTYEESMGPGSQLILPVTQVPVCPAGEEGATANQTPH